In the genome of Spirochaetia bacterium, one region contains:
- the metG gene encoding methionine--tRNA ligase has translation MKKRLVTSALPYVNNIPHLGNLTQVLSADVFARFCRSKGYETLYVCGTDEYGTATETRALQQGVTPQQLCDHYHEIHCKIYDWFNIDFDYFGRTSMPHQTEIVQKLFKEVDANGYITEAEIEQLYCPHCGRFLADRFVNGTCPHCGYEGARGDQCDNCQTLLEPSELIDPKCSVCGTTPIMKKTKHLYLDLPKARPLLEKWMEKASVDGFWSNNAIQVTKSWIRDGLKARAITRDLKWGIPVPKKGFEDKVFYVWFDAPIGYISISSYATKDWERWWKSPDDTELFQFIGKDNIPFHTVIFPSTLLASGENWTMLHHMSATEYLNYEGGKFSKSLGIGIFGNDVIETGIPSDVWRFYMFYNRPEKSDVTFTWSDFQEKVNGELIGNISNLVNRTLTFINRFYDGKVPQGELDEKVIAAIHEKERLIDSLLERAEERDALHQICFLSSIGNKAFQDGEPWRTRKEEPDKAAGLLRTLVYLIRDIGILVGPYMPVTGNSILKFVGREHDDWKNLGSFEGVEVINPTNLLFEKLDDGLIETLREKYSGSQAQRQQAVKGNDSAVSDNKKEGSEKMEKDEETLTVSQRFAQKVTLLVSKIVEVVKHPNGDKLYILTLDTGEEEKRTIVSSIVPFYKADELLGRNIILVSNLKPANFRGVKSRGMLLAASDRQDDAHETCEVLFADELPVGTVLEPEGETRPEEKQTYVKADQFFSMPIYTEDGIVKIDGKKLCSFDGKAVKAHVYINGNVG, from the coding sequence ATGAAAAAGAGACTTGTTACATCAGCACTTCCCTATGTGAACAATATTCCGCATCTGGGAAATTTAACTCAGGTATTGTCGGCAGATGTCTTTGCAAGATTCTGCCGTTCCAAGGGATATGAGACTCTGTATGTCTGTGGTACCGATGAGTATGGAACAGCAACGGAAACCAGGGCTCTCCAGCAGGGGGTGACGCCTCAGCAGTTGTGTGACCATTACCATGAGATCCACTGTAAGATATATGATTGGTTCAATATTGACTTTGACTATTTCGGTAGGACAAGTATGCCTCACCAGACTGAAATCGTGCAGAAACTGTTCAAGGAAGTCGATGCCAACGGGTATATCACGGAAGCAGAAATTGAGCAGCTTTATTGTCCCCACTGTGGGCGTTTCCTTGCAGACCGTTTCGTCAATGGGACCTGTCCACACTGTGGCTACGAAGGCGCGCGGGGGGATCAGTGTGACAACTGCCAGACACTACTCGAACCAAGTGAACTGATTGATCCGAAATGCAGTGTATGCGGAACTACTCCCATAATGAAAAAGACCAAGCATCTTTATCTGGATCTTCCGAAAGCCCGGCCATTGCTTGAAAAATGGATGGAGAAGGCTTCGGTGGATGGCTTCTGGTCAAACAATGCTATCCAGGTTACCAAGAGCTGGATCAGGGACGGACTGAAGGCAAGGGCAATCACGCGGGATTTGAAATGGGGGATACCAGTACCGAAGAAAGGTTTTGAAGACAAGGTCTTTTATGTGTGGTTCGATGCTCCGATAGGATATATTTCGATTTCCTCCTATGCGACCAAAGATTGGGAACGCTGGTGGAAGAGCCCTGATGATACGGAACTGTTCCAGTTCATAGGAAAGGACAATATTCCTTTCCATACGGTTATCTTTCCGTCTACGTTACTCGCAAGCGGAGAAAACTGGACGATGCTGCATCATATGAGTGCCACTGAGTATCTAAATTATGAGGGTGGTAAATTTTCCAAGAGCCTAGGCATAGGCATTTTCGGCAATGATGTCATCGAAACCGGTATTCCAAGCGATGTGTGGCGTTTCTATATGTTCTACAACAGGCCGGAGAAATCTGATGTCACGTTTACTTGGAGTGATTTCCAGGAAAAGGTAAACGGAGAACTTATCGGCAATATTTCAAACTTGGTCAACCGTACGCTTACATTCATCAACCGTTTCTACGACGGCAAGGTTCCTCAGGGGGAACTTGATGAAAAAGTGATTGCAGCTATCCATGAAAAAGAGCGACTTATTGATTCCCTGCTTGAAAGAGCAGAGGAGAGGGACGCCCTTCATCAGATATGTTTTCTTTCTTCGATCGGCAACAAGGCTTTCCAGGACGGTGAACCTTGGAGAACAAGGAAAGAAGAGCCTGACAAGGCCGCAGGTTTGCTACGTACCTTGGTTTATCTCATCAGGGATATCGGCATCTTGGTCGGACCGTATATGCCGGTGACCGGTAATTCTATCCTGAAGTTTGTCGGCAGGGAACATGACGATTGGAAGAATCTGGGCAGTTTCGAAGGAGTTGAAGTGATCAACCCGACAAATCTGCTTTTTGAAAAACTTGATGATGGGCTGATAGAGACACTGCGGGAAAAATACAGTGGTAGCCAGGCACAGCGGCAGCAAGCCGTAAAGGGTAATGACAGTGCTGTGTCCGATAATAAGAAGGAAGGTAGTGAAAAAATGGAAAAAGATGAAGAAACATTGACTGTCTCACAGCGATTTGCCCAGAAGGTGACCTTGCTTGTCAGCAAGATTGTGGAAGTAGTGAAGCACCCCAACGGTGACAAGCTTTATATCCTGACGCTTGACACGGGAGAGGAAGAAAAGCGGACAATCGTATCTTCCATCGTACCATTCTATAAAGCCGATGAACTGCTTGGGAGGAATATCATTCTCGTAAGCAATCTCAAGCCTGCGAATTTCCGTGGAGTCAAGAGCCGGGGAATGCTTCTGGCGGCCAGTGACCGGCAGGATGATGCACATGAAACCTGTGAAGTCCTTTTTGCAGACGAGCTTCCCGTAGGTACTGTACTCGAGCCAGAGGGTGAAACCAGGCCTGAGGAAAAGCAGACATACGTCAAAGCCGACCAATTCTTCTCCATGCCGATTTATACTGAAGATGGAATTGTAAAGATTGATGGGAAAAAACTTTGTTCTTTTGATGGAAAGGCGGTAAAGGCCCATGTCTATATTAATGGCAATGTCGGCTGA
- the hflK gene encoding FtsH protease activity modulator HflK — protein sequence MDNFQQSDHPTSKPLNLTPKLLLAIIVIIVVAITALTSFFVVDQTEQSVICRFGKYNRTVGSGLHYKIPFGIEKSYNVPTQVVQTLTFGYRSNTTSSPLIASTDYPKESIMLTGDLNIIDVEWIVQYQINNPKNWLFNVKERETTIRDISQSIMNMLVGDLPILSVMTSERTKIEVQAQQLMQEKFDTYGLGVKIVTVKLQNIVPPEGDVQDAFEDVNKAIQDMNRYINEGKEQYNSVIPKAQGEAKQVIQQAQGYAAERVNNAEGDVARFDAVRKEYEKSKEVTADRLYIETMEDILSENKGNITLVDKNLENFLPISQIDLGTATAPAATATDATTAATAGGNK from the coding sequence ATGGACAATTTCCAGCAATCGGATCATCCGACGAGCAAGCCTCTGAACCTAACTCCGAAATTGCTCCTGGCTATCATTGTAATAATAGTGGTTGCAATAACAGCTCTGACGAGTTTTTTCGTCGTTGACCAAACAGAGCAATCGGTCATCTGCCGATTCGGAAAATACAACAGGACCGTTGGTTCTGGCTTGCATTATAAGATTCCATTCGGTATCGAGAAAAGTTATAATGTCCCCACGCAGGTAGTACAGACATTGACCTTCGGCTATAGAAGCAATACAACATCCAGTCCGCTCATTGCCAGTACAGACTACCCGAAGGAATCAATCATGTTGACCGGGGACCTCAATATCATTGATGTAGAATGGATTGTCCAGTATCAGATCAACAACCCGAAGAACTGGCTGTTCAATGTCAAGGAAAGGGAGACGACAATCAGGGATATCAGCCAATCCATCATGAACATGCTGGTAGGAGACCTCCCCATCCTTTCCGTCATGACCAGTGAAAGGACAAAGATTGAAGTACAGGCCCAGCAACTCATGCAGGAAAAGTTCGATACCTATGGGCTTGGTGTCAAGATAGTAACCGTCAAGCTCCAGAACATCGTTCCACCGGAAGGTGACGTACAGGATGCTTTCGAAGATGTCAACAAGGCCATCCAAGACATGAACCGATATATCAACGAAGGCAAGGAACAGTACAACTCAGTAATTCCAAAGGCACAAGGTGAAGCAAAGCAGGTCATTCAGCAGGCACAGGGCTATGCAGCAGAAAGAGTAAACAATGCCGAAGGTGACGTGGCTAGGTTCGATGCTGTCAGAAAGGAATATGAAAAGAGCAAGGAGGTCACTGCAGATCGCCTGTACATAGAAACCATGGAAGATATCCTTTCAGAAAACAAAGGAAATATCACGTTGGTTGACAAGAACCTTGAGAATTTCCTCCCGATTTCTCAAATTGACCTTGGTACGGCTACAGCACCGGCTGCAACTGCTACTGACGCAACTACGGCTGCCACCGCAGGAGGAAACAAATGA
- the hflC gene encoding protease modulator HflC, whose translation MKKAVTTIVIIAVIVIIFLLLGPFYILNEGEQSVVTRFGKIVDTQTEAGLKFKMPMIDNVVVYPKKVMSWDGEAQRIPTKENQFIWVDTTARWIISNPAKYYESVTTLAGGISKLNDILDSTVRTIISENYLNEAVRNSNQINDIKVDETVQNVENLQDAENLRSLTQTKSLQENIKIGREGLSQEMYKMASEFTSAYGIKVIDIIIRQIRYSDDLTQSVYQRMIKERNQIAEAYRSYGQGQLAQWEGKTESEQKNIISTAYAESEKIKGVADAKATQIYADAYDQDPKFFLLWRTLESYKKTIPDLKKILSTNMDYFKLMYTPTWQPDSK comes from the coding sequence ATGAAAAAAGCAGTAACAACCATCGTAATCATTGCGGTCATCGTCATCATATTTCTTCTGCTCGGGCCTTTCTACATCCTTAATGAAGGTGAACAGTCAGTTGTGACAAGATTCGGCAAGATTGTCGATACCCAAACGGAAGCAGGTCTCAAGTTCAAGATGCCGATGATAGACAACGTCGTTGTCTATCCTAAGAAAGTCATGAGCTGGGACGGTGAAGCACAGAGGATCCCGACAAAGGAAAACCAATTCATATGGGTTGATACAACAGCCAGATGGATCATCAGTAATCCAGCAAAATACTATGAGTCGGTCACTACGCTGGCAGGTGGTATCTCAAAGCTGAATGATATCCTTGACTCTACAGTCAGGACCATCATCAGTGAGAATTACCTCAATGAGGCAGTAAGGAATTCAAACCAGATCAATGACATCAAGGTAGATGAGACAGTGCAGAATGTGGAAAACCTCCAGGATGCAGAAAACCTCAGATCCCTTACCCAAACAAAATCACTGCAGGAAAACATCAAGATAGGACGTGAGGGTCTCTCTCAGGAAATGTACAAGATGGCCAGTGAATTCACCTCCGCCTATGGCATCAAAGTGATTGATATCATCATCAGACAGATCCGTTACAGTGATGATCTGACCCAATCAGTCTATCAGAGGATGATCAAGGAAAGGAATCAGATTGCTGAAGCATACCGGTCCTATGGGCAAGGCCAGCTGGCCCAATGGGAAGGCAAGACAGAAAGCGAACAGAAGAACATCATTTCCACGGCTTATGCTGAAAGTGAAAAAATCAAAGGTGTTGCAGATGCAAAAGCTACACAGATTTACGCTGATGCATATGACCAGGATCCTAAGTTCTTCCTGCTGTGGAGAACCCTTGAATCCTACAAGAAGACAATACCTGACCTGAAGAAGATCCTGTCAACGAACATGGACTACTTCAAGTTGATGTATACGCCGACATGGCAACCGGACAGCAAATAA
- a CDS encoding carbohydrate ABC transporter permease yields the protein MKSKSKTIGHIAFWILVIVMFFYLVFPFYWTIVTSLKTESQLMMTPATFIPRDPVTHEAKASLINYKAVFSNATFLRGIKNSAIVSISVTLICLVVGAFVAFALGKLRFKGKTFSLYLILSMTMFPQISVLTGLYSVINRLHIDAIPAMILSYMLFTLPFTIWVMTSFFKGIPDSLLQAANVDGATNFQAFYMILLPLTVPAMVTTGLLAFIAAWNEYLFALTFTSIESSARTVPVAMALFSGTVARQEPFGEIMAASVVVTIPLLVLIYIFQKRLVEGLTAGAVKG from the coding sequence ATGAAAAGTAAATCAAAGACAATAGGCCATATTGCTTTCTGGATATTGGTTATAGTCATGTTTTTCTATCTGGTATTTCCATTCTATTGGACGATTGTTACTTCACTGAAGACAGAATCACAACTTATGATGACCCCGGCTACTTTTATACCAAGGGATCCTGTTACACATGAAGCCAAGGCTTCTTTGATCAATTACAAAGCTGTGTTCAGCAATGCTACGTTTCTCAGAGGTATCAAGAATTCCGCTATTGTCTCAATTTCAGTTACCTTGATCTGCCTTGTGGTCGGTGCCTTTGTTGCCTTTGCCTTGGGAAAGCTGCGATTCAAAGGCAAGACGTTCAGTCTGTATCTTATTCTTTCCATGACAATGTTTCCTCAGATTTCTGTTTTGACGGGACTGTACTCGGTCATCAACAGATTGCATATAGATGCAATTCCTGCAATGATCCTTTCCTATATGCTCTTTACATTGCCGTTTACAATTTGGGTCATGACATCATTCTTCAAGGGAATTCCTGATTCTCTCTTGCAAGCTGCAAATGTTGACGGTGCTACCAATTTTCAAGCCTTTTATATGATTTTGCTGCCATTGACTGTTCCTGCAATGGTAACGACAGGATTGCTGGCTTTTATTGCGGCTTGGAACGAGTATCTGTTTGCTTTGACGTTTACTTCCATTGAGAGTAGCGCCAGGACAGTTCCTGTTGCAATGGCACTGTTCAGCGGAACTGTTGCAAGGCAGGAACCTTTCGGAGAAATAATGGCTGCATCTGTCGTGGTTACCATTCCTCTGCTGGTGCTTATTTATATTTTTCAGAAAAGATTGGTCGAAGGACTTACAGCGGGAGCTGTCAAGGGATAA